One window of Agromyces rhizosphaerae genomic DNA carries:
- a CDS encoding peptide MFS transporter gives MSDDVAKPAPGDASPSEGEPRLPGVGAKDDHGFFGQPRALANIFGVEMWERFSFYGMQGILLLYLYYSASEGGLGMEQSTAAGIVGAYGGAVYLSTVLGAWIADRLFGSERVLFWSAVVIMLGHIALALLPGFWGVGVGLILVALGSGGLKANATAVVGTLYRPDDPRRDAGFSLFYLGINLGAFLGPLLTGLLQSNLGFHWGFGLAAVGMAIGLIQYSFGRRRIPDVAREVPNPLPRDRRIIAAVIAAVAIVLIGVGVLLGLITADNLVTLVIAGTVIAAIAYFAVILTSQRITSLERSRVYGFIPLFITSVGFWSLYQQQFTVLTIYSDEQLDRHILGWEMPVPWVQAINPIFIIILSGVFAALWTKLGTRQPSTPVKFAVGTIVMGVAFLLFLPFADGGKNSTPLLWMVLILFTFTVAELLLSPVGLSVATKLAPAIFRTQMVALFFLSIALGTSIAGLLAEFYTSVNEATYFGVLGAIAIAIGASLFLAVRPVLALMRGVR, from the coding sequence ATGAGCGACGACGTCGCGAAGCCGGCGCCGGGGGACGCGAGTCCGTCGGAGGGGGAGCCGAGACTGCCGGGGGTCGGCGCGAAGGACGACCACGGGTTCTTCGGCCAGCCTCGTGCGCTCGCCAACATCTTCGGCGTGGAGATGTGGGAGCGGTTCAGCTTCTACGGCATGCAGGGCATCCTGCTCCTCTACCTCTACTACTCCGCGTCCGAGGGCGGCCTCGGCATGGAGCAGTCCACGGCCGCCGGCATCGTGGGCGCGTACGGCGGCGCGGTCTACCTCTCGACGGTGCTCGGCGCGTGGATCGCCGACCGGCTCTTCGGCTCCGAGCGCGTGCTCTTCTGGAGCGCCGTCGTCATCATGCTCGGACACATCGCGCTCGCCCTCCTGCCCGGGTTCTGGGGCGTCGGCGTCGGGCTGATCCTCGTGGCGCTGGGCAGCGGCGGGCTGAAGGCGAACGCCACCGCCGTCGTCGGCACGCTCTACCGTCCGGACGACCCGCGCCGCGACGCGGGCTTCTCGCTGTTCTACCTCGGCATCAACCTGGGCGCGTTCCTCGGTCCGCTGCTCACGGGGCTGCTGCAGTCGAACCTCGGCTTCCACTGGGGCTTCGGCCTCGCCGCGGTCGGCATGGCGATCGGGCTCATCCAGTACTCGTTCGGCCGCCGTCGCATCCCCGACGTCGCCCGCGAGGTCCCCAACCCGCTCCCGCGCGATCGCCGCATCATCGCCGCGGTCATCGCCGCGGTCGCGATCGTGCTGATCGGCGTCGGCGTGCTGCTCGGGCTGATCACCGCCGACAACCTCGTCACCCTCGTGATCGCCGGCACCGTGATCGCCGCGATCGCGTACTTCGCCGTGATCCTCACGTCGCAGCGCATCACGAGCCTCGAACGCTCGCGCGTGTACGGCTTCATCCCGCTGTTCATCACGAGCGTCGGGTTCTGGTCGCTGTACCAGCAGCAGTTCACGGTGCTCACGATCTACTCCGACGAGCAGCTCGACCGCCACATCCTCGGCTGGGAGATGCCGGTGCCGTGGGTGCAGGCGATCAACCCGATCTTCATCATCATCCTGTCGGGGGTGTTCGCCGCGCTCTGGACGAAGCTCGGCACGCGTCAGCCGTCGACCCCGGTGAAGTTCGCCGTCGGCACGATCGTGATGGGCGTGGCGTTCCTGCTCTTCCTACCGTTCGCCGACGGCGGGAAGAACTCGACGCCGCTGCTGTGGATGGTGCTCATCCTCTTCACCTTCACCGTTGCGGAGCTGCTGCTGTCGCCGGTCGGGCTGTCGGTCGCGACGAAGCTCGCACCCGCGATCTTCCGCACCCAGATGGTGGCGCTGTTCTTCCTGTCGATCGCGCTCGGCACCTCGATCGCCGGCCTGCTCGCCGAGTTCTACACGAGCGTGAACGAGGCGACCTACTTCGGCGTGCTCGGTGCGATCGCCATCGCCATCGGGGCCTCGCTCTTCCTGGCCGTGCGGCCCGTGCTCGCCCTCATGCGCGGCGTCCGCTGA
- a CDS encoding MFS transporter, with protein sequence MTPPSRDSAARAFPWLLTAGIMLVALNLRAPIVALAPVLERIEAELGLTPATAGLLTTLAVLCFSLATPLAALVIRLSGAERAVVIALLGVLAGTILRSADGAPTAFAGMVVIGAAITIGNVVMPVVIRRDVPPDRAPLVTGVYTAMLNVGTMITSLATAPLADLVGWRLATAAWGVFVLAALVVWGAYLRRRRRDDAPEPEPALTTAELLTGGIAVVDDRAGPGASDSAWRNPLTWLLTAAFAAQAWGYYGVTSWLPTMLADLRGIGEVAAGAASSVFQVAAIVGALGVPLLGARTPQWVPAALIGALWMTLPIGLLVAPEAYLLWEFLGGIAQGGGFVVIFTVVVRHARSDREAGGMSAIVQGVGYLLAALSPPLLGAMHAATAGWALPLVVLIGSTSTFLVLAVVATRMTDARR encoded by the coding sequence GTGACACCTCCATCCCGGGACTCCGCGGCCCGCGCGTTCCCGTGGCTGCTCACGGCGGGCATCATGCTCGTCGCGCTCAACCTGCGCGCGCCCATCGTCGCGCTCGCCCCGGTGCTCGAGCGCATCGAGGCCGAACTCGGCCTGACACCGGCCACGGCGGGCCTGCTCACGACGCTCGCGGTGCTGTGCTTCTCGCTCGCCACGCCGCTGGCCGCGCTCGTCATCCGGCTGAGCGGGGCGGAGCGCGCCGTGGTCATCGCCCTGCTCGGCGTGCTCGCCGGCACGATCCTGCGGTCGGCCGACGGCGCACCGACGGCGTTCGCGGGCATGGTCGTGATCGGCGCGGCGATCACGATCGGCAACGTGGTCATGCCCGTGGTGATCCGGCGGGACGTGCCGCCCGACCGGGCCCCGCTCGTGACCGGCGTCTACACGGCGATGCTCAACGTGGGCACGATGATCACGTCGCTCGCGACGGCGCCGCTCGCGGACCTGGTGGGCTGGCGACTCGCGACGGCCGCGTGGGGCGTGTTCGTGCTCGCGGCGCTGGTCGTCTGGGGCGCCTACCTGCGTCGGCGACGGCGCGACGACGCACCCGAACCGGAACCGGCGCTCACGACGGCGGAGCTGCTGACCGGCGGGATCGCGGTGGTCGACGACCGCGCCGGCCCCGGGGCATCCGACTCGGCGTGGCGCAACCCGCTGACCTGGCTGCTGACCGCCGCCTTCGCGGCGCAGGCGTGGGGCTACTACGGGGTCACGAGCTGGCTGCCGACGATGCTCGCCGACCTCCGCGGCATCGGCGAGGTCGCCGCCGGCGCGGCCTCGTCGGTGTTCCAGGTCGCGGCCATCGTCGGCGCGCTCGGGGTGCCGCTGCTCGGCGCCCGCACGCCCCAGTGGGTGCCGGCCGCGCTCATCGGGGCGCTCTGGATGACCCTGCCGATCGGCCTGCTCGTCGCGCCCGAGGCGTACCTGCTCTGGGAGTTCCTCGGCGGCATCGCGCAGGGCGGCGGCTTCGTGGTGATCTTCACCGTCGTCGTGCGCCATGCGCGGAGCGACCGCGAGGCGGGCGGCATGTCGGCGATCGTGCAGGGCGTCGGCTACCTGCTGGCGGCGCTCAGCCCGCCGCTGCTCGGCGCCATGCACGCCGCGACCGCGGGCTGGGCGCTCCCGCTCGTGGTGCTGATCGGCTCGACGTCGACCTTCCTCGTGCTCGCCGTCGTCGCGACGCGCATGACCGACGCCCGCCGCTGA
- the rocD gene encoding ornithine--oxo-acid transaminase → MTTTTDATETAIALEEAHAAHNYHPLPVVVASGEGAWVTDVEGRRYLDCLAAYSAVNFGHGHPQLLAAAHAQLDRITLTSRAFHNDRLGPFVTELAELVGMDMVLPMNTGAEAVESAIKVARAWGYRVKGVAPDAANIVVMAGNFHGRTTTIVSFSDDPDARADFGPFTPGFRAVPYGDADAAADAIDENTVAVLVEPIQGEAGIVVPPADFLPRVRALCDARNVLLIADEIQSGLGRTGSTLACDLVDVRPDLVTLGKALGGGIVPVSAVVGSADVIGVLRPGEHGSTFGGNPLAAAVGLEVVRMLASGEPQARARELGARLRARLDALVGRGVVAVRGAGLWAGIDIDPALGTGREVCEALMRRGVLAKDTHGSTIRLAPPIVVEASDLDWAVDQLEAVLAERATR, encoded by the coding sequence ATGACCACGACGACGGATGCCACCGAGACCGCGATCGCCCTCGAGGAGGCGCACGCGGCGCACAACTACCACCCGCTGCCGGTCGTCGTCGCCTCGGGCGAGGGCGCCTGGGTCACGGACGTCGAGGGGCGACGCTACCTCGACTGCCTCGCCGCGTACTCGGCGGTGAACTTCGGGCACGGGCATCCGCAGCTCCTCGCCGCCGCGCACGCGCAGCTCGACCGCATCACGCTCACGAGCCGCGCGTTCCACAACGACCGGCTCGGGCCGTTCGTGACCGAGCTCGCCGAGCTCGTCGGCATGGACATGGTGCTGCCGATGAACACGGGCGCCGAGGCGGTCGAGTCGGCCATCAAGGTCGCGCGCGCCTGGGGGTACCGGGTCAAGGGCGTGGCGCCGGATGCCGCGAACATCGTCGTCATGGCCGGAAACTTCCACGGCCGCACCACCACGATCGTCTCGTTCAGCGACGACCCCGACGCACGCGCCGACTTCGGTCCGTTCACGCCGGGCTTCCGGGCGGTGCCGTACGGCGACGCCGACGCGGCGGCCGACGCGATCGACGAGAACACCGTGGCGGTGCTCGTCGAGCCGATCCAGGGCGAGGCGGGCATCGTCGTGCCGCCGGCCGACTTCCTGCCGCGGGTGCGCGCGCTGTGCGACGCGCGCAACGTGCTGCTCATCGCCGACGAGATCCAGTCGGGTCTCGGCCGCACGGGCTCGACGCTCGCGTGCGACCTGGTCGACGTGCGGCCCGACCTCGTGACGCTCGGCAAGGCGCTCGGCGGCGGCATCGTGCCGGTGTCTGCGGTCGTCGGCAGTGCCGACGTGATCGGCGTGCTGCGTCCCGGCGAGCACGGCTCGACGTTCGGCGGCAACCCGCTGGCCGCCGCCGTGGGACTCGAGGTCGTGCGCATGCTCGCGAGCGGCGAGCCCCAGGCCCGGGCGCGCGAGCTGGGTGCGCGCCTGCGCGCGCGGCTCGATGCCCTCGTCGGTCGGGGTGTGGTCGCCGTGCGCGGCGCCGGGCTCTGGGCCGGCATCGACATCGACCCCGCGCTCGGCACGGGCCGCGAGGTCTGCGAGGCGCTCATGCGCCGCGGCGTGCTGGCGAAGGACACCCACGGCTCCACGATCCGGCTCGCGCCGCCGATCGTCGTCGAGGCATCCGACCTCGACTGGGCCGTCGACCAGCTGGAGGCCGTGCTCGCCGAGCGCGCCACCCGCTGA
- the ddaH gene encoding dimethylargininase, with amino-acid sequence MTIVTDQTEQQTETRPTADRPERTAVRKSVLMCRPDHFTVVYRINPWMNPALPTDTSLAVQQWEALYETYLRLGYDVQLIDPVEGLPDMVYAANGGFVLDGIAYGASFTHPERQAEGPAYMNWFDAAGFDVRRPLEVNEGEGDFLLVGDAILAGTGFRSDSRSHDEIGRVFGREVVTLRLVNPSFYHLDTALAVLDPTPGREHIAYLPSAFDEASRAVLEARYPDAIIVSEEDAAILGLNSFSDNRNVVIASRATGFAEQLRAHGYTPIGVDLSELLLGGGGVKCCTLELRR; translated from the coding sequence ATGACCATCGTGACCGATCAGACCGAGCAGCAGACCGAGACCCGCCCGACCGCCGACCGTCCCGAGCGCACCGCCGTGCGCAAGTCGGTGCTGATGTGCCGCCCCGACCACTTCACCGTGGTCTACCGCATCAACCCGTGGATGAACCCCGCGCTGCCGACCGACACGAGCCTCGCGGTGCAGCAGTGGGAGGCGCTCTACGAGACGTACCTGCGGCTCGGGTACGACGTGCAGCTCATCGACCCCGTCGAGGGCCTGCCCGACATGGTCTACGCCGCGAACGGCGGCTTCGTGCTCGACGGCATCGCCTACGGCGCGAGCTTCACCCACCCCGAGCGGCAGGCCGAGGGCCCCGCGTACATGAACTGGTTCGATGCCGCGGGGTTCGACGTGCGCCGCCCGCTCGAGGTCAACGAGGGCGAGGGCGACTTCCTGCTCGTCGGGGACGCGATCCTCGCGGGCACCGGGTTCCGCAGCGACTCGCGTTCGCACGACGAGATCGGTCGCGTGTTCGGCCGCGAGGTCGTGACCCTGCGCCTGGTCAACCCGAGCTTCTACCATCTCGACACCGCGCTCGCGGTGCTCGACCCGACGCCCGGCCGCGAGCACATCGCGTACCTGCCGAGCGCGTTCGACGAGGCGTCCCGCGCGGTGCTCGAGGCCCGCTACCCCGACGCGATCATCGTGTCGGAGGAGGACGCCGCGATCCTCGGCCTCAACTCGTTCAGCGACAACCGCAACGTCGTGATCGCCTCGCGCGCCACCGGCTTCGCCGAGCAGCTGCGCGCCCACGGCTACACCCCGATCGGCGTCGACCTCTCCGAGCTGCTGCTCGGCGGCGGCGGCGTCAAGTGCTGCACCCTGGAGCTGCGCCGATGA
- a CDS encoding LLM class F420-dependent oxidoreductase codes for MLTDTPVRLGVQLHPQHTTAQHMRDAVMRCEDLGVDIVFNWDHFYPLYGEPDGEHFESWTLLAAWAEQTERVELGALVNCNSYRNPDLQADMARTIDHISAKGGEGRFIFGTGSGWFERDYDEYGYDFGTVGSRLDDLAEALPRIEARWAKLNPAPTRDIPVLIGGKGEQKTLKLVAKHADVWHSFVKPEEIAHKVSVIDAWGEKVGRDTSNIVVSNELARADDEKADAYYDAGVRMFTLGLNGPDYDMVQVSRWLAWRDAKNS; via the coding sequence ATGCTTACTGACACTCCGGTGCGCCTCGGCGTGCAACTCCACCCCCAGCACACGACGGCCCAGCACATGCGCGACGCGGTGATGCGTTGCGAGGACCTCGGCGTCGACATCGTCTTCAACTGGGACCACTTCTACCCGCTCTACGGCGAGCCCGACGGCGAGCACTTCGAGTCGTGGACGCTGCTCGCGGCCTGGGCCGAGCAGACCGAGCGCGTCGAGCTCGGTGCGCTCGTGAACTGCAACAGCTACCGCAACCCCGACCTGCAGGCCGACATGGCCCGCACGATCGACCACATCAGCGCCAAGGGCGGCGAGGGTCGGTTCATCTTCGGCACCGGGTCGGGCTGGTTCGAGCGCGACTACGACGAGTACGGCTACGACTTCGGCACCGTCGGCTCGCGCCTGGACGACCTCGCCGAGGCCCTGCCGCGCATCGAGGCGCGCTGGGCGAAGCTGAACCCGGCGCCGACGCGCGACATCCCCGTGCTCATCGGCGGCAAGGGCGAGCAGAAGACGCTGAAGCTCGTCGCCAAGCACGCCGACGTCTGGCACAGCTTCGTCAAGCCCGAGGAGATCGCGCACAAGGTGTCGGTCATCGACGCGTGGGGCGAGAAGGTCGGGCGCGACACCTCGAACATCGTCGTGTCGAACGAGCTCGCGCGGGCCGACGACGAGAAGGCGGACGCGTACTACGACGCCGGCGTGCGCATGTTCACGCTCGGCCTCAACGGCCCCGACTACGACATGGTCCAGGTCTCGCGCTGGCTGGCCTGGCGCGACGCCAAGAACTCCTGA
- a CDS encoding Lrp/AsnC family transcriptional regulator yields MDNLDRSILDLLRENARASYGDIGSTVGLSASAVKRRVDRLVADGVIRAFTIQVDPTVDGMSTEAYVELFCRGTVAPEELQRILQNVPEVVYAGTVTGSADAIVQMRARDITSLEDALERLRVAPNVDHTRSAIVFSRLVNRPRD; encoded by the coding sequence ATGGACAACCTCGACCGCAGCATCCTCGACCTCCTGCGCGAGAACGCCCGCGCGAGCTACGGCGACATCGGCTCGACCGTCGGGTTGTCCGCCTCGGCCGTGAAGCGCCGCGTCGACCGACTCGTCGCCGACGGCGTGATCCGGGCATTCACGATCCAGGTCGACCCGACGGTCGACGGCATGAGCACCGAGGCGTACGTCGAGCTGTTCTGCCGCGGCACGGTCGCGCCCGAGGAGCTCCAGCGCATCCTGCAGAACGTGCCCGAGGTCGTCTACGCCGGCACGGTCACCGGCAGCGCCGACGCGATCGTGCAGATGCGCGCCCGCGACATCACGAGCCTCGAGGACGCGCTCGAGCGCCTGCGCGTCGCCCCCAACGTCGACCACACGCGCAGCGCGATCGTGTTCTCGCGCTTGGTCAACCGGCCCCGCGACTGA
- a CDS encoding GntR family transcriptional regulator produces MIAITVDPESSTAPFEQIRMRVRDAVRSGELAAGTKLPTVRALAAEVGVAVNTVAKAYRALESDAVIETRGRNGTFVSATGDPTEQQAQLAATAFADRMAALGVDEAAALAYARAALRADR; encoded by the coding sequence GTGATCGCGATCACCGTCGACCCGGAGTCGTCCACGGCACCGTTCGAGCAGATCCGGATGCGGGTGCGCGACGCCGTCCGCTCCGGTGAACTGGCCGCGGGCACGAAGCTCCCCACGGTGCGCGCGCTGGCCGCCGAGGTCGGCGTCGCCGTGAACACGGTCGCGAAGGCGTACCGCGCGCTCGAGTCCGACGCGGTCATCGAGACGCGCGGGCGAAACGGCACGTTCGTCTCCGCGACGGGCGACCCGACCGAGCAGCAGGCGCAGCTCGCGGCGACCGCCTTCGCCGACCGCATGGCCGCCCTCGGCGTCGACGAGGCCGCCGCCCTCGCCTACGCCCGCGCCGCGCTCCGCGCCGACCGCTGA
- a CDS encoding bifunctional proline dehydrogenase/L-glutamate gamma-semialdehyde dehydrogenase encodes MATSIETPRAVHGDLANRAISLVQRWLAESADVPVEPAARNLAGVLEDPKGLDFTVGFVDGVMRPEDLRVAARALQRVSEHTPRFLPWYLRWAVQLGGAFAPVFPWPIVPIARRVLRNMVGHLVLDATPEKLGPAIAHLRESGNRLNLNLLGEAVLGEQEAARRLQGTTEFLARPDVDYVSIKVSSVVSQLSMWSFDEAVDRVVERLTPLYELAASSPTPKFINLDMEEYHDLDLTIAVFTRLLDQHRLRRLEAGIVLQAYLPDALGALQELTAWSKRRRAAGGAPIKVRVVKGANLAMERVDAAVHGWPLATYGSKQDSDTNYKRVLDFALTPEHTDAVKIGVAGHNLFDLAFAWLLANDRGVADRIDIEMLLGMATGQAAAITRDVGRLLLYTPVVNPAEFDVAIAYLVRRLEENASSENFMSAVFDLASNRSLFERERDRFLRSLAALDQAVPQPNRTQDRHTEWEHKSIEPVTPRLSMGETDAPEADVSLTAEVLGLTRGSDGVDGFAEAGAAGVEEETPPTGGHRAPLTAALQVPGEAGPGASDAFSNEPDTDPSLPANRLWGRRILERVPSSRLGIDTIEASRIGDADTLERVIATVTAAGRAWGELPGAERAAVLHRAGLALAANRDRLIEVMAAETGKTIAEADPEVSEAIDFAHYYAERARELDHVQGAIFVPSKLTVVTPPWNFPVAIPAGGVLAALAAGSGVIIKPAGLSRRSGAVMVEALWEAGVPRELLALVQLDDRDLGKQLVAHPSVDRVILTGAYETAKLFRSFRPDLPLLAETSGKNAIIVTPSADLDLAASDVAKSAFGHAGQKCSAASLVILVGSVGNSKRFLNQLVDATRSMRVGYPEDPATQIGPVVEPVHGKLLHALTQLDPGEEWLVEPKRLDGTGRLWSPGIRDHVKAGSYVHLTEFFGPMLAILRARTLEEAIEMQNAVDYGLTAGIHTLDSDELATWLDTVEAGNLYVNRGITGAIVQRQPFGGWKRSAVGAGAKAGGPNYLFGLGDWMPARASAQSMTLHLRGLDGRVSTLIEHAQPALSFEEFELLRRSALSDAIAYRDEYGVARDVTGLGVERNVFRYRPTPVTVRISEGASLGDGLRVIAAAMLARSPIEVSTATELPAGVVTVLHAAEHPVEVESDAAWLQRAHRGGLETSRVRLVGGDASALMGALAGTPDVAVWSHAVTPSGRVELLPFLHEQAVSITNHRFGNPTTISDGVI; translated from the coding sequence ATGGCCACCTCGATCGAGACCCCCCGCGCCGTCCACGGCGACCTCGCGAACCGCGCGATCTCCCTCGTGCAGCGCTGGCTCGCCGAGAGCGCGGACGTCCCGGTCGAGCCCGCGGCGCGCAACCTCGCGGGCGTGCTGGAAGACCCGAAGGGCCTCGACTTCACGGTCGGCTTCGTCGACGGCGTCATGCGGCCGGAGGACCTGCGGGTCGCGGCGCGCGCCCTCCAGCGGGTCAGCGAGCACACGCCGAGGTTCCTGCCGTGGTACCTGCGCTGGGCGGTGCAGCTGGGCGGCGCGTTCGCACCCGTCTTCCCGTGGCCGATCGTGCCGATCGCCCGTCGTGTGCTGCGGAACATGGTCGGTCACCTCGTGCTCGACGCGACCCCCGAGAAGCTCGGCCCCGCGATCGCGCACCTGCGCGAGTCGGGCAACCGGCTGAACCTGAACCTCCTCGGCGAGGCCGTGCTCGGCGAGCAGGAGGCCGCCCGGCGCCTGCAGGGCACCACCGAGTTCCTCGCCCGCCCCGACGTCGACTACGTCTCGATCAAGGTGTCGAGCGTCGTCAGCCAGCTCTCGATGTGGTCGTTCGACGAGGCCGTCGACCGCGTGGTCGAGCGGCTCACGCCGCTGTACGAGCTCGCCGCGTCGAGCCCCACGCCGAAGTTCATCAACCTCGACATGGAGGAGTACCACGACCTCGACCTGACGATCGCGGTCTTCACCAGGCTGCTCGACCAGCACCGCCTGCGCCGCCTCGAGGCGGGCATCGTGCTGCAGGCCTACCTGCCCGACGCGCTCGGCGCGCTGCAGGAGCTCACCGCCTGGTCGAAGCGGCGCCGGGCCGCGGGCGGCGCACCGATCAAGGTGCGCGTCGTGAAGGGCGCGAACCTCGCCATGGAGCGCGTCGACGCCGCCGTGCACGGCTGGCCGCTCGCCACGTACGGCAGCAAGCAGGACTCCGACACCAACTACAAGCGCGTGCTCGACTTCGCGCTCACGCCCGAGCACACCGACGCGGTGAAGATCGGCGTCGCGGGCCACAACCTGTTCGACCTCGCGTTCGCCTGGCTGCTCGCGAACGACCGTGGCGTCGCCGACCGCATCGACATCGAGATGCTGCTCGGCATGGCCACCGGCCAGGCCGCCGCGATCACCCGCGACGTCGGCCGCCTGCTGCTCTACACGCCCGTCGTGAACCCCGCCGAGTTCGACGTCGCGATCGCCTACCTCGTGCGCCGCCTCGAGGAGAACGCCAGCTCCGAGAACTTCATGTCGGCCGTGTTCGACCTCGCGTCGAACCGCAGCCTGTTCGAGCGCGAGCGCGACCGGTTCCTCCGCTCGCTCGCCGCTCTCGACCAGGCCGTGCCGCAGCCCAACCGCACCCAGGACCGGCACACCGAGTGGGAGCACAAGTCCATCGAGCCGGTGACGCCGCGACTGTCGATGGGCGAGACGGATGCCCCCGAGGCCGACGTATCGCTCACCGCCGAGGTGCTCGGGCTGACCCGCGGGTCCGACGGGGTCGACGGTTTCGCCGAGGCGGGCGCCGCCGGGGTCGAGGAGGAGACGCCGCCCACGGGCGGCCACCGCGCCCCGCTCACCGCGGCGCTGCAGGTGCCGGGCGAGGCCGGCCCCGGGGCATCCGACGCGTTCTCGAACGAGCCCGACACCGACCCGTCGCTGCCGGCGAACCGGCTGTGGGGCCGCCGCATCCTCGAGCGGGTCCCCTCATCGCGCCTCGGCATCGACACGATCGAGGCGTCGCGCATCGGCGACGCCGACACCCTCGAGCGCGTGATCGCGACCGTGACCGCCGCGGGCCGCGCCTGGGGCGAGCTGCCCGGCGCCGAGCGCGCCGCCGTGCTCCACCGCGCGGGCCTCGCACTCGCCGCGAACCGCGACCGCCTCATCGAGGTCATGGCCGCCGAGACCGGCAAGACCATCGCCGAGGCCGACCCCGAGGTGAGCGAGGCGATCGACTTCGCGCACTACTACGCCGAGCGCGCCCGGGAGCTCGACCACGTGCAGGGCGCGATCTTCGTGCCGTCGAAGCTCACGGTCGTCACGCCGCCGTGGAACTTCCCGGTCGCGATTCCGGCCGGCGGGGTGCTCGCGGCGCTCGCCGCGGGCTCGGGCGTCATCATCAAGCCGGCCGGGCTCTCACGCCGCAGCGGCGCGGTCATGGTCGAGGCGCTCTGGGAGGCGGGCGTGCCGCGCGAGCTGCTCGCCCTCGTGCAGCTCGACGACCGCGACCTCGGCAAGCAGCTCGTCGCCCACCCGTCGGTCGACCGGGTCATCCTCACCGGCGCCTACGAGACCGCCAAGCTGTTCCGCTCGTTCCGCCCCGACCTGCCGCTGCTCGCCGAGACGAGCGGCAAGAACGCGATCATCGTCACGCCGAGCGCGGACCTCGACCTCGCGGCATCCGACGTGGCGAAGAGCGCGTTCGGGCACGCCGGCCAGAAGTGCTCGGCCGCGTCGCTCGTGATCCTCGTCGGGTCGGTCGGCAACTCGAAGCGGTTCCTCAACCAGCTCGTCGACGCGACCCGGTCGATGCGCGTCGGCTACCCGGAGGACCCGGCCACGCAGATCGGTCCGGTGGTCGAGCCCGTGCACGGCAAGCTGCTGCACGCGCTCACCCAGCTCGACCCCGGCGAGGAGTGGCTCGTCGAGCCGAAGCGCCTCGACGGCACCGGGCGGCTCTGGTCGCCGGGCATCCGCGACCACGTGAAGGCCGGGTCGTACGTGCACCTCACCGAGTTCTTCGGGCCGATGCTCGCGATCCTCCGGGCGCGCACGCTCGAGGAGGCGATCGAGATGCAGAACGCGGTCGACTACGGGCTGACCGCGGGCATCCACACGCTCGACTCCGACGAGCTCGCCACCTGGCTCGACACGGTCGAGGCGGGCAACCTCTACGTCAACCGCGGCATCACCGGCGCGATCGTGCAGCGCCAGCCGTTCGGCGGTTGGAAGCGCTCGGCCGTCGGCGCGGGCGCGAAGGCCGGCGGGCCGAACTACCTCTTCGGCCTCGGCGACTGGATGCCCGCGCGAGCGAGCGCCCAGAGCATGACCCTCCACCTGCGCGGCCTCGACGGCCGGGTCTCGACGCTCATCGAGCATGCGCAGCCCGCGCTGTCGTTCGAGGAGTTCGAGCTGCTGCGTCGCTCGGCGCTCTCGGACGCGATCGCCTACCGCGACGAGTACGGCGTCGCGCGCGACGTGACCGGGCTCGGGGTCGAGCGCAACGTGTTCCGGTACCGGCCGACGCCGGTCACCGTGCGCATCTCCGAGGGTGCGAGCCTCGGCGACGGCCTGCGCGTGATCGCGGCGGCCATGCTCGCGCGCTCGCCGATCGAGGTGTCGACGGCGACCGAGCTGCCCGCCGGGGTCGTGACCGTGCTGCACGCCGCCGAGCACCCGGTCGAGGTCGAATCGGATGCCGCGTGGCTCCAGCGGGCCCACCGCGGCGGGCTCGAGACCTCGCGCGTGCGCCTCGTGGGCGGCGACGCGTCGGCCCTGATGGGTGCCCTCGCCGGCACGCCCGACGTGGCGGTCTGGTCGCACGCGGTCACCCCGTCGGGCCGGGTCGAGCTGCTGCCGTTCCTGCACGAGCAGGCCGTGTCGATCACGAACCACCGCTTCGGCAACCCGACGACGATCTCCGACGGCGTGATCTAG